A stretch of DNA from Acidobacteriota bacterium:
TGTATGGCCGGATATGAAGAGAACTTTGCGAAAAATATTTCCACGGGAGATTTTCTTGTTGCGGGATCGAATTTTGGCTGCGGCAGCTCGAGGGAGAATGCCCCCCTCGCCATCAAGGGGTGCGGGATTCAGGCCGTCATTGCATCGTCATTCGCAAGGATTTTCCTGAGGAACGCCATAAACGTCGGGCTCCTCATCTTTGAATCGGAGGAGGCCTCTCAAAAGATCTCTGAAGGGGATCAACTGGAGATCATCAAAGAAAAGGGACTCATCAGAAACTTGACCCGTGTTGAGACTTACTCTTCAAGTCCTCTGCCGGAGTTCATTACGACTATCATTGAAGAGGGTGGTC
This window harbors:
- a CDS encoding 3-isopropylmalate dehydratase small subunit, which codes for MKGIMRGKCFKFGDNIDTDMIIPVKYCNTYDMAELGKHCMAGYEENFAKNISTGDFLVAGSNFGCGSSRENAPLAIKGCGIQAVIASSFARIFLRNAINVGLLIFESEEASQKISEGDQLEIIKEKGLIRNLTRVETYSSSPLPEFITTIIEEGGLVGYVRKKLKGKQEDCLS